A region from the Rhinoderma darwinii isolate aRhiDar2 chromosome 2, aRhiDar2.hap1, whole genome shotgun sequence genome encodes:
- the TTF2 gene encoding LOW QUALITY PROTEIN: transcription termination factor 2 (The sequence of the model RefSeq protein was modified relative to this genomic sequence to represent the inferred CDS: inserted 1 base in 1 codon): MFWIHIFFYLMIFFAVAADLRRLYYRCMKSDGKKFCGSVPWKEESKCKVMQRCDLPSETEKPQRNPFKVINEDPRPAVWKQISAERKVSTKESGEEKGADRNRKKSGEEAKRQDKGRNTSNDRAKKSVEGETSNQDLKKSGEEAKRQDKGRNTSDDRAKKSVEGETSNQXLKKSGEEAKPQNNAANLDKERVRKSREEKTGRTSEGRAAIVEKRPEDSPWSSDVKRTQPPSNGGQEVAEDCEASFQGWREKKLPAGLHVKKKLPEETVQKEVPGEASQSSVVSGVKSSDQWKGPGQEPAEEDDDGDVVFISSEPGKDKTSALRTSGGGKQRTITSFPGFTPQAEGPSSAALHSMLSVQLQQKKATLALVNLKALPDGGERLLKQVHDLEDALSALSLSTEAVAEPGNDRETRPKVQPDPGNPFSKPAPAEVRGGVKPLSFHDLPPSALGLHGLSTGFSQTYSGLYGVTPQWQSLYGGRMTEEKLYAVRNATSEAIDHLHKSLESCPDPESTTTDPRGLKIPLLLHQKQAVAWLQWREAQQPQGGILADDMGLGKTLTMIALILAQKQQQKSEKEEDKKLESWISKTDSTLMVSRGTLIICPASLVHHWKKEVEKRVSDGRLQVYLYHGANREKDCKRLAQYDIVVTTYGLVSKEIPAKKEEGDAPAKDQDLEDRAASSPLLRLAWARIILDEAHNIKNPKVQTSMAVCKLRAGARWAVTGTPIQNNLLDLYSLLRFLRCSPFDEFKLWKSQVDNGSKKGGERLNILTKSLLLRRTKDQRDHAGRPLVELPQRTSDLHHLTLSAQERAVYDVIFARSRSTLQQYLQRHDGGSRAASGGADNPFDRVAREFGPCQGDPSAPPPPSQGSSTVHILSLLLRLRQCCSHLSLLKTTLDQLELKNEGLSLTLEEQLNALTLCDLKSHDPKPSVSLNGTNFQAQLFESESGSTKVDALLSELRTINSGPVPQKSVVVSQWTSMLKVVAVHLKRMAISHATIDGSVTPKLRMDLVEDFNINPRGPQVMLVSLCAGGVGLNLIGGNHLFLMDMHWNPALEDQACDRIYRVGQRKDVVIHRFVCQGTVEEKISQLQEKKKDLAKKVLTGNGSAFTKLTLTDLRLLFGV; encoded by the exons ATGTTCTGGATTCACATCTTTTTTTATCTGATGATTTTCTTTGCTGTTGCCGCTGATCTCCGCAGGTTGTATTATCGCTGTATGAAGAGTGACGGAAAGAAGTTCTGTGGCAGCGTCCCCTGGAAAGAG GAGTCGAAGTGCAAAGTGATGCAAAGATGTGACCTTCCCTCCGAGACCGAGAAACCTCAGAGAAATCCCTTCAAAGTGATTAACGAGGACCCCAGACCTGCAGTCTGGAAACAGATCAGCGCGGAGCGGAAGGTCAGCACCAAGGAGAGCGGCGAGGAGAAAGGGGCTGATCGGAACCGGAAGAAAAGTGGCGAGGAGGCGAAGCGCCAAGACAAGGGGAGGAACACCAGCAATGACCGAGCTAAGAAAAGCGTAGAGGGGGAGACCTCTAATCAGGACCTGAAGAAGAGCGGCGAGGAGGCGAAGCGCCAAGACAAGGGGAGGAACACCAGCGATGACCGAGCTAAGAAAAGCGTAGAGGGGGAGACCTCTAATC ACCTGAAGAAGAGCGGCGAGGAGGCGAAGCCCCAGAACAATGCGGCAAATCTCGATAAAGAGCGGGTGAGGAAGAGCAGAGAAGAGAAGACCGGGAGAACGTCTGAGGGCAGAGCGGCCATTGTGGAGAAGAGACCAGAAGACTCGCCATGGAGCTCTGACGTCAAGAGGACACAACCTCCCAGCAATGGTGGACAGGAGGTGGCAGAGGACTGTGAAGCTTCATTCCAGGGGTGGAGGGAGAAGAAGCTGCCGGCCGGGCTCCACGTCAAGAAGAAGCTTCCTGAGGAGACGGTTCAGAAAGAAGTCCCGGGGGAAGCTTCACAGTCCTCAGTGGTCTCCGGCGTCAAATCATCAGATCAATGGAAGGGTCCGGGGCAGGAACCTGCGGAGGAGGACGATGACGGCGACGTTGTGTTCATCAGTTCTGAACCTGGAAAGGATAAGACGTCTGCACTGAGGACATCGGGAGGAGGCAAACAGAGGACCATCACCTCCTTCCCAGGCTTCACCCCGCAGGCAGAGGGTCCGAGCTCGGCCGCACTACACTCCATGCTCTCGGTACAACTGCAGCAGAAGAAG GCCACTCTAGCATTAGTAAACCTGAAGGCGCTGCCAGATGGAGGCGAGCGACTCCTGAAACAAGTCCATGACCTGGAAGATGCACTCAGTGCTCTGTCACTTTCTACTGAGGCTGTGGCCGAACCAG GTAACGATCGAGAGACGAGACCAAAGGTTCAGCCGGACCCTGGAAACCCATTCAGCAAACCTGCCCCAGCGGAGGTAAGAGGAGGGGTGAAGCCTTTGTCCTTCCATGATCTGCCTCCCAGTGCCCTTGGCCTTCACGGATTAAGCACCGGCTTCAGCCAGACCTACAGCGGCCTGTACGGAG TGACCCCTCAGTGGCAGAGTCTGTACGGGGGTCGGATGACGGAGGAAAAACTCTACGCTGTCCGAAATGCGACAAGTGAGGCCATCGATCACCTACACAAGAGCCTGGAGTCCTGCCCCGACCCGGAGAGCACCACAACGGACCCCCGAGGACTGAAG ATCCCGCTGCTcctgcaccagaaacaagctgtgGCCTGGCTTCAGTGGAGGGAGGCTCAGCAGCCGCAGGGAGGGATTCTGG CGGATGACATGGGGCTGGGGAAGACGCTGACCATGATCGCCCTCATACTCGCCCAGAAACAGCAGCAGAAATCAGAGAAGGAAGAAGACAAGAAGCTGGAGTCCTGGATCTCTAAAACAG ATTCCACCCTGATGGTCTCTCGTGGGACCCTCATTATCTGTCCGGCGTCGCTCGTTCATCATTGGAAGAAGGAAGTGGAGAAGAGAGTGAGTGACGGACGATTGCAGGTTTATCTGTATCATGGCGCCAACCGGGAGAAGGACTGTAAGCG GCTGGCGCAGTACGACATTGTTGTCACCACCTACGGCCTCGTGTCGAAAGAGATTCCTGCCAAGAAGGAGGAGGGGGACGCACCGGCCAAGGACCAGGACCTGGAG GACCGGGCGGCCTCCTCTCCTCTGCTGCGTCTGGCCTGGGCGCGCATTATTTTGGATGAGGCGCACAACATTAAGAACCCCAAGGTGCAGACGTCCATGGCGGTGTGTAAGCTGAGAGCCGGGGCCCGCTGGGCGGTGACCGGGACCCCCATACAGAACAACCTGCTGGACCTGTACTCCCTGCTGCG GTTCCTGCGCTGCTCCCCGTTCGATGAGTTCAAATTGTGGAAGAGTCAAGTGGACAACGGCAGCAAAAAGGGGGGCGAGCGGCTGAACATCCTGACCAAGAGCCTCCTGCTGCGGAGGACCAAGGACCAGCGGGACCACGCCGGGAGACCCCTG GTTGAGCTCCCGCAGAGGACGAGTGATCTGCATCATCTGACGCTGTCCGCTCAGGAACGGGCCGTGTACGACGTGATATTTGCCCGATCCAG GTCCACGTTGCAGCAGTACCTGCAGAGACATGACGGGGGGTCACGCGCAGCGTCGGGGGGAGCAGATAATCCCTTTGACAGAG TTGCTCGGGAGTTCGGCCCCTGTCAGGGTGACCCCTCGGCCCCCCCGCCGCCCTCTCAGGGGTCCAGCACCGTCCACATCTTGTCACTTCTGCTCCGCCTGCGCCAGTGCTGCAGCCACCTATCTCTGCTGAAGACG ACTCTGGACCAACTGGAGCTGAAGAACGAGGGGCTGAGCCTGACCCTGGAGGAGCAACTCAATGCCCTGACCTTGTGTGACCTCAAGAGCCACGACCCCAAACCCAGCGTCTCCCTGAATGGAACCAACTTCCAGGCCCAACTGTTTGAGAGCGAGAGCGGAAGCACCAAG GTCGACGCTCTTCTCTCCGAGCTGAGAACCATAAACTCTGGACCTGTCCCCCAGAAGAG CGTCGTGGTGTCGCAGTGGACCAGCATGCTGAAGGTTGTGGCCGTCCATCTGAAGCGCATGGCGATCTCTCACGCCACCATCGACGGCTCCGTCACCCCGAAGCTCCGCATGGATTTGGTGGAAGATTTTAATATCAACCCCCGAGGACCGCAG GTCATGCTCGTCTCGCTCTGCGCGGGTGGCGTGGGGCTGAACCTGATCGGTGGGAATCACCTCTTCTTGATGGACATGCACTG GAATCCGGCTCTGGAGGATCAGGCCTGTGACCGAATCTACCGGGTGGGACAGCGCAAGGACGTGGTGATCCACAG GTTCGTCTGTCAGGGGACGGTGGAGGAGAAAATCTCTCAGCTCCAGGAGAAGAAGAAAGATTTGGCCAAAAAGGTCCTGACCGGAAACGGCAGCGCGTTCACCAAGCTCACACTGACGGACCTGCGCCTGCTCTTCGGGGTGTAA